A DNA window from Selenomonas sp. oral taxon 126 contains the following coding sequences:
- a CDS encoding HlyD family secretion protein: MQQGEALLSIQNIVSDEELLRLQKNADLARMNLAQIQSGFIDTSSNQSPEAQEGLEAARRRMERMNELYEMGAVSAAKRNEAAAAYEQEKAALGSVQAVRRADPKAVQAAEEQLKKAELALEKARNTGITELYAQRAGIISRVSVKAGDILAAGDDILALNITDHCWIEARLSEEEARRVYLGQIVRYEINGLHLEGTVEEITDIVTEQADDNGAVEKCVRISAPQENASIGESISDIVLHFSS, translated from the coding sequence GTGCAGCAGGGAGAGGCGCTTCTTAGCATACAGAACATCGTATCGGATGAAGAGCTTCTGCGTTTACAGAAAAACGCAGACCTTGCGCGCATGAATCTTGCACAAATTCAATCCGGCTTTATCGATACATCGTCCAATCAATCTCCCGAGGCGCAGGAGGGATTGGAGGCAGCACGGCGACGGATGGAGCGCATGAATGAACTCTATGAAATGGGGGCAGTCAGTGCAGCGAAGCGAAATGAGGCTGCTGCTGCATATGAACAGGAGAAGGCTGCACTCGGCAGTGTACAAGCGGTCAGGAGAGCGGATCCGAAGGCTGTGCAGGCGGCAGAGGAGCAGCTGAAAAAAGCGGAGCTTGCATTGGAGAAAGCGCGCAATACAGGCATCACAGAGCTTTATGCACAGCGCGCGGGGATCATCTCAAGGGTCTCCGTAAAGGCAGGGGATATACTTGCCGCAGGCGATGATATTCTAGCGCTCAATATCACAGACCATTGTTGGATTGAAGCAAGGCTATCAGAAGAAGAGGCACGACGTGTCTACTTAGGTCAAATTGTACGATATGAAATCAATGGTCTGCATTTGGAGGGAACGGTAGAGGAGATTACAGACATTGTGACAGAGCAGGCGGATGATAACGGAGCAGTCGAAAAATGTGTTCGTATATCAGCACCTCAAGAGAATGCATCAATAGGGGAATCGATATCTGATATCGTATTGCACTTCTCTTCCTAA
- a CDS encoding YerC/YecD family TrpR-related protein — MVNQKLRDDLTDQLCRAVLSLETMEECYQFFEDVCTIGELRAMAQRLDVARMLHEGFTYDDIVAQTGASTATISRVKRCLNYGADGYTLVLKKGISTPPDDKEKA; from the coding sequence ATGGTAAATCAAAAACTGAGAGATGATCTGACCGATCAACTTTGTCGTGCTGTTCTTTCACTGGAAACGATGGAAGAATGCTATCAATTCTTTGAGGATGTCTGTACCATCGGAGAGCTTCGTGCTATGGCACAGCGTCTGGATGTCGCGCGTATGCTGCACGAGGGCTTCACCTATGATGATATTGTCGCGCAGACGGGTGCCAGCACGGCAACGATCAGCCGTGTGAAGCGCTGCCTGAACTATGGAGCAGATGGATATACGCTTGTGCTCAAAAAAGGTATTTCCACGCCTCCCGATGATAAGGAGAAAGCATGA
- the hisZ gene encoding ATP phosphoribosyltransferase regulatory subunit, protein MMNPEKLILETPYGTRDLLPRDAAEMRHMENMLSSLFRSWGYDEVVTPTIEHLETLAPRVQEENSLFMLLGNQNKILALRNEMTTPIARLVSSRLKDAPVPLKLSYIGNVFRVEQTQMGRQCEFHQAGVELMGSERPAADAEIISLAIASVLACGIKDFQIHMGQVDFLDGLLSYFEIDEQRQREIKSAIERHNFVLMDSLIDALPLSEQDRGMLKELPLLNGREELLRRLYDFPRNEQSRRAIDNLAEIYALLKSYGVADYVRFDLGIIRDFNYYTGMVFEGYSPGLGFPLCGGGRYDRLLTEYGHPMSATGFALGMERILLTLDRQGIQIPSVSRNVYIGYAEQSIGQAIRRAMELRQAGKIVELGLKGQSYEEAEFSREARGYAALEYFQ, encoded by the coding sequence ATGATGAATCCCGAAAAGCTCATCTTGGAAACACCCTATGGAACGCGGGATCTCCTGCCGAGAGATGCGGCGGAGATGCGGCATATGGAGAATATGCTGTCCTCCCTGTTCCGCTCTTGGGGATATGATGAGGTGGTCACGCCGACGATTGAGCATCTGGAGACATTGGCACCGCGCGTGCAGGAGGAAAACTCTCTCTTCATGCTGCTGGGCAATCAGAACAAGATCCTCGCCCTCCGCAATGAAATGACGACACCAATTGCGCGACTCGTCAGCAGTCGGCTGAAAGACGCGCCCGTCCCCTTGAAATTATCCTATATCGGCAATGTATTTCGTGTGGAGCAGACGCAGATGGGGCGTCAGTGTGAATTTCATCAGGCGGGTGTCGAACTCATGGGGAGCGAACGCCCCGCAGCAGATGCGGAGATTATTTCACTTGCGATTGCCTCTGTTCTTGCCTGCGGCATCAAGGATTTTCAAATACACATGGGGCAGGTGGATTTCCTCGATGGTCTCCTGTCATACTTTGAGATTGATGAACAGCGCCAGCGGGAAATCAAGTCTGCGATTGAGCGTCACAATTTTGTTCTCATGGACAGTTTGATTGACGCCTTGCCGCTCTCAGAGCAGGACAGGGGAATGCTGAAGGAACTTCCCCTGCTCAATGGGCGGGAAGAACTTTTGCGCCGTCTCTATGATTTCCCACGCAACGAGCAAAGCCGACGTGCCATTGATAATTTGGCAGAAATCTATGCGCTGCTCAAATCCTATGGCGTGGCAGACTATGTGCGTTTCGATCTCGGTATTATCCGCGATTTCAACTATTATACGGGGATGGTCTTCGAGGGCTATTCACCGGGACTTGGCTTCCCCCTGTGCGGCGGCGGCCGTTATGACCGCCTCCTGACAGAATATGGACATCCGATGTCGGCAACGGGATTTGCGCTCGGCATGGAGAGAATCCTGCTGACACTCGACCGTCAGGGCATTCAGATTCCGTCCGTATCACGCAATGTTTATATCGGATATGCCGAACAATCCATCGGACAGGCAATCAGGCGGGCAATGGAGCTGCGCCAAGCAGGAAAGATTGTCGAATTGGGGCTGAAGGGACAGTCCTATGAGGAGGCGGAATTTTCCAGGGAAGCACGCGGATATGCCGCTCTTGAGTATTTCCAATGA
- a CDS encoding HD domain-containing protein: protein MRQRIRQFIQAVFGRLNAEGHTFIRAYLSIPEQRLFYAMHEADQLHAFRVALTAKALYAKQARNDSDEYILLIRCALLHDVGRVKGDADIWGKVLAVLFHRFIPFLIPYFIRKKDAGSVFGRIGRALHVHISHPYIGADKLRAIGAAHVAEIIQHHQKKAAPEDSLVLSLLKAADARN from the coding sequence ATGAGACAGCGCATACGGCAGTTTATACAGGCCGTATTCGGACGACTGAATGCGGAGGGACATACGTTTATTCGTGCTTATCTGAGCATTCCTGAGCAGCGACTGTTCTATGCGATGCATGAGGCGGATCAGCTGCATGCCTTTCGCGTTGCGCTCACGGCAAAGGCGCTTTACGCAAAGCAGGCTCGTAACGATTCAGATGAATACATCCTCCTGATTCGCTGTGCACTCCTCCATGATGTCGGACGTGTCAAAGGGGATGCGGATATCTGGGGCAAAGTGTTGGCTGTCCTTTTTCATCGCTTCATTCCATTTCTGATTCCGTATTTCATCCGAAAGAAAGACGCGGGCAGTGTTTTCGGAAGAATAGGGAGGGCTCTCCATGTCCATATCAGCCATCCATATATAGGCGCTGACAAATTGCGCGCGATTGGCGCTGCTCATGTAGCCGAAATCATTCAGCACCATCAAAAAAAAGCAGCACCAGAGGATTCTCTGGTGC